The nucleotide window CGTGGCGGTAAAGAGACTCACAGAAGCCCGCCTGCCAGCCACAGCTTGTCAGCCGAAAGGCTCGTGCCTGAGAGACCCCGAGAGGCGTCACAGGCCTAGTTGTCTCCAAGCTCGGTCGGCCAGACGGCGTCGGCGGGCATGGTTGCGTTGCCCGTCTTGATGTCGTCGGGAATCGAGCTGTCTGCCGCCATGAGCTCGTTGAGGGTGACGAGGGTGTAACCCTGGGACTGCAGCGAGCTGATGATGGTGGGCAGCGCCTGCACGTCTTGGCTGCGGTCCCCACCGCCGTCGTGCATCAGGATGATGGACCCGTTCGTGATGCCCCTGAGGGAGTTCGCCACGATGGCGTCGACGCCCGGGCGGCGCCAGTCCTCGGAGTCCTGGTTCCACAGGACGGAGGCGGATACGAGCCCCCCGGAGTTCAGCCAGGTGGACTCCTTGAATGCGCCGTAGGGCGGGCGGAAGATGGTCGTGGACACGCCCGTTGCGTCCTTGAGTGAGTCAAGGGAGTCGCCGAGCTCCTTCCGTAGCGCGGCCGCGTCGAGCTTGGTGAGCTCGGGATGCGTGTCGGAGTGGCTGGCGACCTGCATGCCGGCGTCGGCGACGGCCTTGGCGAGATCGGGGTACTCACGGATGTTGTTGCCCAGCTGGAAGAAGGTTGCCTTGGCGCCGTACTGCGCAAGGATGTCCAGGTACTGCTGGGTGAACTCGCTGGGACCATCATCAAAGGTCAGCGCGACGAGCTTCTGGCCGTTGTCCGGGGTGAAGTTGTGCAGGAAGACGGTGCAGTTCTGGACCTCCTGGACGGTGACCTCGGCCGTCTCGCCGGAATCCCTGCCCGTGCGCGTCTCGGTGATGCCAACCTTCCCCCACTGCTTGATGTAGGCGAAGGCGCCGTAGCCGCCCTCCATGACAAGCTTGGGCTGGACCTCCGAGGTGGTCGCGTCGTAGTCCTCGGTGGTGTCGCTGCCGTCACCGATCTCGATGGTCTCGCCGCCCCGGACGCCGTAGGCCCCGACATTCTCTGCGGAGAGGTCCTCTCCGTCGACTTTCGCCGAGAAGGGCGTGCCCCCGCCCTCTCGGATCACGTTGCCAAGGACGGAGACGTAGTTGCCCGCCGCCACCTGGATCTTGTTGTCGTCCTTGAGCTTCTCGAGGGACTCGCCCGGCTGGGCCTCGATCTGGTTGCCGTTGAGCGTGAGCTTGACCGGGCGATGGGCCCAAAGGTAGGCACCCCCGCCGATCATGGCGACGAGGAGCACCAGGGCTATGAGGGCGGGAGCCTTGCCGGACCTCCTGCGTCCGTTACCCCTCCTGCCGTGCCCCCCCTTCTCCGAGAGGGCATGCTGGCCGGTCTCGCCGCCCTGGCCGTAGACGGCGCTGGGGATGTAGTAGGCCTTCTTGACGGTGGGCTGTCCTTGGCCATGCGTCCCTGCGGTGCGGGAGTGATGCTTGCCTGTTCCATGCGCATGTGTCTGTCGGGCAGGCGCGACTCGCCGCGTCGGCCTGGATGGTGCCTCGCGCCGCGTTGAGCTGTCCGTTGGGCTGTCGTTCTCGTGCTCTGCCATGGTACTCCCGATCCATTCCGCCTTGTCGATGCCTCAGATGCATATGGCACAAGCATATCAGTTTGATCGGGGCTTAGGTTGTAGCCTCGTATAACTTCCGAGATACGAGCGCAGTCGTCCTCCCGCCTACGAGCGCAGGCGCCTCTGGAGTGGCCCTTTGGTGGAACGGACAGGTTTCCGCAGGAAACTGCAAAACTTGCGACACGCCTACCTGGTGCTTCTCGAAAACCGACAGGCTCCTGCGGAAAGCTGCTCAGTCCTGTAGACAGGTCAGGTCACCATCAGGCCGGATCGGCATCAGGCCAGAGGTCAGATCCGACGGATGAAGAGGCCGCTTCTGAGCTTGGGCTCGAACCAGGTGGACTTGGGTGGCATGAGAAGCCCCGCGTCGCCTACGGCCATCAGCTCATCGACGGAGGTCGGGAAGAGCGTGAAGGCGACGCCGCCATCCTTGGCCTGGCGTTCCAGCTCACCGGTGCCGTGTATGCCGCCGACGAAACTGATGCGCGGATCCTCGCGGGGGTCGGCAATGCCCAGGATGGGGCCCAGTATGCGCTCTTGCAGCAGGGAGACGTCGAGTGATGCGACGGGGCCGCCCGACCCTCCCTCGGGGGCGTTGCCGTCGGCTTTTCCAGCGAACGTGAGCTCACGCCAGCTGCCGTCCGCATAGAGTCCCATGCGCCCCTTGGTGTGGGGCTCGATGGGCGCAGCCTGGGGGGGACCGGCCTTAAAGCCCGCGGCCTCGATGCGGCCGACCAGCCCCTCGACGGAGAGCCCGCCCCTGTCTCGCACGACGCGGTTGTAGGGGAGCACACATAGCTGGCTGGCGGGGAACAGGACGGAGAGGAACAGGTCCCAGGGCCGTTCGGCCATCATGGCCTCGTCTGCGCCAGGGTCGGTGCCAGCGGTGGGGCCCGTGCCGATGTCATCGCCGTCGGCGCGGGCGTCCCTTGGGACTGACTGCGACTCTCGGCCTTGCCCCCGCCCATGCGCACGACGGCGCTCGAGGCTCACGGCGACTGCGGAGGCAGCACGATGGTGGCCGTCGGCTATGTAGGCGCAAGGCACGGTGGCGAAGGCGGCCTGGATGGCTGCGACGGCATCGGGCCTGGCTATGCGCCATACCGTCTGGCGCACGCCTCCCTCGTCCGTGAAGTCATAGAGGGGACTTCCCGTGCATGCGGACCGCACCAGGACGTCCAGGGCATAGCTGTCGCGGTAGGTCAGGAAGATGGGGCCGCTCTGGGCACCCGTCGTGCGGATGTGCTCGATGCGGTCGCGCTCCTTCTCGTGACGGGTGCTCTCGTGGCGCCGTATGGTGCCGTCCAGGTACTCGTTGGCCGAGCAGGCGCAGACGATGCCGGTCTGGGAGTGGCCGCCCTGCTCCAGACGATAGATGTAATAGCAGGCCGTCTCGTCGCGGACGAGGGTCCCGTCGCTGGTGCGCAGGCGCATGAGCTCGGCTGCCTTGGCGTAGACTTCGGGTGCGTACATGTCCTGTGAGGGGCCGAAGGCGGTCTCGGGCCGGTCGATCTCAAGGAAGCAGCCAGGATGCGCCGCAACGTAGGATGCCGCCTGCCTTCGGTCGAACACGTCGTAGGGGGGCGAGGCGAAGTCGGCGGCCCTCTCGGGGGTCGGTCTCCAGCAGCTCAGGGGCTCTGCGCGCATCGTGTGTCCTCTCCTCTAGTCGTTGTCCGGCCTCCGTCCCCCTAGGCCCGCGTGGCCTCGCGAGGGGGCTCCAGCACGCGGATGCGGTAGATGCCGGGTATGGGGCGCAGATCGGCAACGGCCCCGTCGTCCAGGCGTCCATCGAGGTCGATGAGGGTGTAGGCGCTGCCGTCCTGGGCCTCGTTGCTCATGCGACGGATGTTTGCATCATAGCGCGCAAGCACGGCGGTGATCTGCCCGATCATATTGGGCACGTTGTCGTGCAGAGCGGCGATGCGCAGGCCGCTCGTGACGGGCCCCAGGTCGCAGTCCGGGTAGTTGACGGAGTTACGGATGATGCCGCTCTCCAGGTAGTCCTTCATCTGGCTGACGGCCATGGCCGCGCAGTTCTCCTCGGCCTCGTTGGTGCAGGCGCCCATGTGCGGGGTGATCATGGTGCGGGGCATCCGCGTCGTCTTGGGCGTCGCGAAGTCGCACACGAGCGAGCCCAGCCGACCGTCCTTCAGCGCCGCGGCCACGGCGTCCTCGTCGATGATGTCGGCGCGGGCGTAGTTGACGAGCATGGCGCCCTCGTGCATGAGGGCAATCTGCCGGGCGCCGATCATGCGGACGGTGTCGTCCTTCGAGGGCACGTGCAGGCTCACGTAGTCGGCGTCGCGGCAGAGCTCATCGAGGCTGTCCACGCGCTTGACGCTGCGGGAGAGCTGCCAGGCATGCTCGACGGAGAGGTAGGGGTCATATCCGTGCACGTCCAGCCCGAGCGAGACGAGCGCATTTGCGACCTTGGAACCCACTGCCCCCAGCCCCACGACACCGACCTTGCGACCGATGGCCTCGTGCCCCACGAAGGCCTTCTTGTTCCTCTCGGCGTCCCTCACGATGTCAGGGTCCTGGGCGTTGTCCAGGACCCAGTTGATGCCGCCCAGGGTGCCGCGCGAGTTGACGAGGATCATGCCCACGACGAGCTCCTTGACGGCGTTGGAGTTGCCACCTGGGGTGTTGAATACCACGATGCCCCTGCGGGCGCAGTCTTCGATGGGGATGTTGTTGTAGCCGGCTCCGGAGCGCGCGACGCAGCGCACGTTGGGGCCGAGGTCCATCCCGTGGATGTCGCTTGCGCGGACCAGGATGGCGTCCGCCCCGTTCACGTCCTCGTACCTCTCATAGCCCTCACCCAGGTCGACGATGCCGTCTCGGGTGATCTTCCTGCTGATGTTGTCCATGATCTTGACGTGACGCACGGGGATTCCTCTCTGTGAGCGCATGGCCCTCCAGGGCGGAGGGCTTGCGTGCGGGTGCGGACGGGCTGCCTGCGGGTGTGCGGGCACGCGGGCGCGGATGGGTCGAGGGCCGGCGTGCTGCCGGCTAGCCAGATCGGACGCCCTTGGGGTCCGTCGGGCTTCCCGACGTCACCTGAGTCGGCGTTGCACCGGCCCTCGTCGCGTTTTCAGGCGCCGCGCCCGCATGGGTGGCCTCGAAGTCCGCCATGCATGTGACGAGCTCTTGCACGGAGGCTGGCGAGACCGCGTTGTAGCAGCTCGCGCGCATGCCGCCCACCAGACGGTGCCCCCTGACGTTGACGATGCCCCTCTCGGCCGCAGCCTCCACAAAGGAGTCGTCGAGTTCGGGAGAGGAGGTGCGGAAGGTGACGTTGGCGATCGAGCGGTCCCCTGCGCGTACCGTCCCACAGAAGAGGCCGCTCTGGTCCAGGTAGTCGTAGAGGAGCCGCACCTTGTCCCAGTTGCTCCGCTCCATGGCCTTCAGGCCCCCCTGGTCCTCGATCCAGTGGAAGACCTTGCCGCACACGTAGATGGCCCAGCAGTTGGGGGTGTTGAGCAGGGAGCCCTTGTCCGCCTCGACGCGGAGGTCCAGGTAGGTGGGGCAGATGTCGGCGAGCGCCGGTCCCTGGGCGATGAGGTCGTCGCGCACGATGACCACAGCGGTGCCGGCGGGTCCCGCGTTCTTCTGCACGCCGGCATAGACGAGCCCGAAGGCGCCCACGTCGAGCGGCTGGGACAAG belongs to Olsenella uli DSM 7084 and includes:
- a CDS encoding polysaccharide deacetylase family protein; this encodes MAEHENDSPTDSSTRREAPSRPTRRVAPARQTHAHGTGKHHSRTAGTHGQGQPTVKKAYYIPSAVYGQGGETGQHALSEKGGHGRRGNGRRRSGKAPALIALVLLVAMIGGGAYLWAHRPVKLTLNGNQIEAQPGESLEKLKDDNKIQVAAGNYVSVLGNVIREGGGTPFSAKVDGEDLSAENVGAYGVRGGETIEIGDGSDTTEDYDATTSEVQPKLVMEGGYGAFAYIKQWGKVGITETRTGRDSGETAEVTVQEVQNCTVFLHNFTPDNGQKLVALTFDDGPSEFTQQYLDILAQYGAKATFFQLGNNIREYPDLAKAVADAGMQVASHSDTHPELTKLDAAALRKELGDSLDSLKDATGVSTTIFRPPYGAFKESTWLNSGGLVSASVLWNQDSEDWRRPGVDAIVANSLRGITNGSIILMHDGGGDRSQDVQALPTIISSLQSQGYTLVTLNELMAADSSIPDDIKTGNATMPADAVWPTELGDN
- a CDS encoding DUF1015 domain-containing protein; translated protein: MRAEPLSCWRPTPERAADFASPPYDVFDRRQAASYVAAHPGCFLEIDRPETAFGPSQDMYAPEVYAKAAELMRLRTSDGTLVRDETACYYIYRLEQGGHSQTGIVCACSANEYLDGTIRRHESTRHEKERDRIEHIRTTGAQSGPIFLTYRDSYALDVLVRSACTGSPLYDFTDEGGVRQTVWRIARPDAVAAIQAAFATVPCAYIADGHHRAASAVAVSLERRRAHGRGQGRESQSVPRDARADGDDIGTGPTAGTDPGADEAMMAERPWDLFLSVLFPASQLCVLPYNRVVRDRGGLSVEGLVGRIEAAGFKAGPPQAAPIEPHTKGRMGLYADGSWRELTFAGKADGNAPEGGSGGPVASLDVSLLQERILGPILGIADPREDPRISFVGGIHGTGELERQAKDGGVAFTLFPTSVDELMAVGDAGLLMPPKSTWFEPKLRSGLFIRRI
- a CDS encoding 3-phosphoglycerate dehydrogenase family protein, with translation MRSQRGIPVRHVKIMDNISRKITRDGIVDLGEGYERYEDVNGADAILVRASDIHGMDLGPNVRCVARSGAGYNNIPIEDCARRGIVVFNTPGGNSNAVKELVVGMILVNSRGTLGGINWVLDNAQDPDIVRDAERNKKAFVGHEAIGRKVGVVGLGAVGSKVANALVSLGLDVHGYDPYLSVEHAWQLSRSVKRVDSLDELCRDADYVSLHVPSKDDTVRMIGARQIALMHEGAMLVNYARADIIDEDAVAAALKDGRLGSLVCDFATPKTTRMPRTMITPHMGACTNEAEENCAAMAVSQMKDYLESGIIRNSVNYPDCDLGPVTSGLRIAALHDNVPNMIGQITAVLARYDANIRRMSNEAQDGSAYTLIDLDGRLDDGAVADLRPIPGIYRIRVLEPPREATRA
- the serC gene encoding 3-phosphoserine/phosphohydroxythreonine transaminase: MARVHNFSAGPATLPECVLRECAAEMLDYRGCGMSVMEMSHRSGAFQSIMDDAEATLRRLLDIPENYRVLFLQGGATLQFAGVPLNLMRTRRAGYVVSGNWSKRAWQEARRYGDAIVIASSEDSSFDRVPAFPDSVDQTLDYVYVCQNETVFGNMMRDFPQTDDVPLVADVSSCFLSQPLDVGAFGLVYAGVQKNAGPAGTAVVIVRDDLIAQGPALADICPTYLDLRVEADKGSLLNTPNCWAIYVCGKVFHWIEDQGGLKAMERSNWDKVRLLYDYLDQSGLFCGTVRAGDRSIANVTFRTSSPELDDSFVEAAAERGIVNVRGHRLVGGMRASCYNAVSPASVQELVTCMADFEATHAGAAPENATRAGATPTQVTSGSPTDPKGVRSG